One genomic window of Medicago truncatula cultivar Jemalong A17 chromosome 1, MtrunA17r5.0-ANR, whole genome shotgun sequence includes the following:
- the LOC112422592 gene encoding protein indeterminate-domain 5, chloroplastic, whose amino-acid sequence MATSFSAASFFTISQEDQNQMNQQNSSTPSSSTTPTAPPQKKRRNQPGTPNPDAEVIALSPKSLMATNRFVCEVCQKGFQREQNLQLHRRGHNLPWKLKQKSNKEPKRKVYLCPEPTCVHHDPSRALGDLTGIKKHYFRKHGEKKWKCEKCSKKYAVQSDWKAHSKTCGTKEYRCDCGTLFSRRDSFITHRAFCDALAQESSRQPHPNLITNTSINNSQLFRNISNNNNNMSLALSQIPQQHISSIHGQNDNNQTSEILRFGNARTAQFNNILSPPPQQTLQTPPFNFITQQNQNYHHDQSQFQGLISLSELNNNNMFSENFNNEGSNDFFSENSIMFDHNNQTNPISPHMSATALLQKASQMGATSSTTTTNNTSSSILRSFGHVSSSAATKVNGAGDGLTRDFLGVGQIVMRNMNGGVGQRSQRNFNLESENNGNIGGGGNFE is encoded by the exons ATGGCAACATCATTTTCAGCTGCATCTTTCTTTACAATCTCACAAGAGGATCAGAATCAGATGAATCAACAGAATTCATCAAcaccttcatcatcaacaactccAACTGCACCACCTCAGAAGAAAAGGAGAAACCAACCTGGAACACCAA ATCCAGATGCAGAAGTGATAGCACTATCTCCCAAGAGCCTAATGGCAACAAACAGATTTGTATGTGAAGTGTGCCAAAAAGGGTTCCAAAGGGAGCAAAATTTACAACTACATAGAAGAGGACACAATTTGCCTTGGAAGCTAAAGCAAAAGAGTAACAAAGAGCCAAAGAGAAAGGTTTATTTGTGTCCAGAACCAACATGTGTTCACCATGACCCTTCAAGGGCTCTTGGTGACCTCACTGGAATTAAGAAACACTATTTTAGAAAGCATGGTGAGAAAAAATGGAAGTGTGAAAAGTGTTCTAAGAAGTATGCTGTTCAATCTGATTGGAAAGCTCATTCTAAAACTTGTGGTACTAAGGAGTATAGATGTGACTGTGGCACTCTCTTCTCCAG AAGAGACAGTTTCATCACACACAGGGCTTTTTGTGATGCACTTGCTCAAGAAAGTTCAAGACAACCACATCCAAACCTAATCACCAACACTTCCATTAATAACTCCCAACTATTTCGAAATATtagtaacaacaacaataacatgtCCTTAGCCTTGTCTCAAATTCCTCAACAACATATCTCTTCCATTCATGGCCAAAACGACAACAATCAAACTAGTGAAATCTTGCGTTTTGGCAACGCAAGAACTGCACAATTTAACAACATTCTATCCCCACCCCCACAACAAACTCTTCAAACCCCTCCATTTAATTTCATCACacaacaaaaccaaaattaCCATCATGACCAATCACAATTCCAAGGATTAATATCATTGTCTgaactcaacaacaacaacatgttttcTGAAAACTTCAACAATGAAGGGTCAAATGATTTCTTCTCAGAAAATTCTATAATGTTTGATCATAATAACCAAACAAACCCTATCTCTCCTCACATGTCAGCAACTGCTTTGCTTCAAAAAGCTTCTCAAATGGGTGCAACTTCaagcaccaccaccaccaacaataCTTCTTCTTCAATACTAAGAAGCTTTGGTCATGTTTCTTCTTCTGCAGCAACAAAAGTTAATGGTGCTGGTGATGGACTCACAAGGGATTTTCTTGGAGTTGGTCAAATAGTTATGAGAAACATGAATGGAGGAGTTGGTCAAAGAAGTCAACGTAACTTCAACTTGGAATCAGAGAATAATGGAAATATTGGTGGTGGAGGGAACTTTGAGTGA